From Aspergillus chevalieri M1 DNA, chromosome 4, nearly complete sequence, a single genomic window includes:
- a CDS encoding DUF4246 domain-containing protein (COG:S;~EggNog:ENOG410PGN5;~InterPro:IPR025340;~PFAM:PF14033) encodes MASQASRFDLPGFRLPLNFTLRRGYDSPKLFPNALDYNDLDGGAVGRSNTHRDLLMMQAVHSITEKPEWDRKAFDDEITSKWRDELLNCGKDITPKMVDWIVKELQWKAGIFRETGYTVAFDPGVVKADNTIPFEMQKELKNAVRPLEDVAEEEKDYHPGSDQKVVDLVHPSLFPVIYGRTRILPDHVIRLDDCLSAVGQGQLLPVPPKEQARLPSAFYDRSGYHRGHEGYSRKFQWLPCDIELTSDDGCRIASYINNLHPQKHRGLYQVIEKILARTIPLWNATLNCVESDYKRIAYRDVEFEEHPEPEPRPTNEEEKNSDVFWDRHWEWEISTPIKKPEPGEFKPPEIRPYSKVNLREQFSKTGLQVIVKLANIELTPEKPEYEGGSWHVEGQLNEHICATALYYYDSENITESTLSFRQRACEEDMNEVMYPQDQHAFLHHIFGFPPDVDSRNGTVITQDLGSVSTHEGRLLTFPNILQHRVSPFSLADKSKPGHRKILAFFLVDPNLRIISSANVLPQREDWWTERRVALEESLTVLPPELRNMVHGEMDVAPITMDEAKQYRLELMEERRAAAVEHNSDFENGNFNLCEH; translated from the exons ATGGCTTCTCAAGCATCTCGTTTCGATCTCCCCGGCTTCAGATTACCCTTGAACTTCACTTTGAGAAGGGGCTATGACTCGCCTAAACTCTTTCCCAATGCGCTGGACTACAATGATCTCGATGGAGGTGCTGTGGG TCGGTCAAACACTCATCGGGACCTGTTGATGATGCAGGCAGTTCATTCTATTACGGAAAAGCCTGAATGGGATCGAAAG GCTTTTGACGACGAAATCACTTCAAAATGGCGCGATGAGCTTCTCAACTGTGGCAAGGATATCACACCTAAGATGGTCGATTGGATTGTCAAGGAGCTCCAGTGGAAAGCCGGCATTTTTCGTGAAACAGGATACACCGTTGCTTTTGATCCTGGTGTTGTCAAGGCAGACAATACAATCCCGTTCGAGATGCAGAAAGAATTGAAAAATGCGGTTCGACCGCTGGAGGATGTtgcggaagaggagaaagatTACCATCCTGGGTCAGATCAGAAGGTCGTTGATCTGGTGCATCCTTCGCTCTTCCCTGTCATCTATGGGCGTACTCGCATCCTTCCCGACCACGTGATTCGACTCGATGACTGTTTAAGCGCCGTGGGACAGGGCCAGTTACTTCCAGTACCACCAAAGGAACAAGCTCGCCTTCCCAGCGCCTTCTATGATCGTTCGGGTTACCATAGGGGTCACGAAGGCTACAGCCGCAAGTTCCAATGGCTGCCCTGTGATATTGAGCTTACCTCAGATGATGGATGTCGCATTGCCTCATATATCAACAACCTGCATCCTCAGAAGCACCGGGGCCTATACCAAGTCATTGAGAAGATCCTTGCCAGAACCATCCCACTCTGGAATGCAACACTGAACTGCGTGGAATCTGACTACAAACGAATTGCTTATCGCGATGTCGAGTTCGAAGAGCATCCGGAGCCTGAGCCTAGGCCCACCaacgaagaggaaaagaacaGCGACGTATTTTGGGATCGACATTGGGAATGGGAAATCTCAACGCCCATCAAGAAGCCTGAGCCAGGCGAATTTAAACCGCCTGAGATCCGTCCGTATAGCAAGGTCAACTTACGCGAGCAATTTTCCAAAACGGGGTTGCAAGTTATTGTGAAACTGGCCAACATTGAACTTACCCCGGAAAAGCCCGAATACGAAGGAGGGTCGTGGCATGTAGAAGGGCAGTTG AACGAGCATATTTGCGCAACCGCCCTATACTACTACGACAGCGAAAATATCACAGAAAGCACTCTCTCTTTCCGCCAGCGCGCCTGCGAAGAAGATATGAACGAAGTCATGTATCCTCAAGACCAACACGCGTTCCTGCACCATATTTTCGGTTTTCCTCCGGATGTTGATAGTCGTAACGGCACCGTCATCACACAAGATCTCGGCAGTGTGTCGACCCACGAAGGTCGTCTATTAACATTCCCCAACATCCTCCAACACCGCGTGTCTCCTTTCTCACTGGCAGACAAATCGAAACCCGGACACCGTAAGATCCTTGCCTTCTTCCTGGTTGACCCGAATCTTCGCATCATCTCTTCGGCAAACGTTCTTCCACAGAGAGAAGATTGGTGGACCGAGAGAAGGGTTGCGCTTGAAGAATCCCTGACAGTGCTCCCACCTGAATTGCGAAACATGGTTCATGGGGAAATGGACGTCGCTCCTATTACCATGGACGAGGCAAAGCAGTATAGGTTGGAGCTCATGGAAGAGAGGAGGGCTGCGGCTGTTGAGCACAACAGTGATTTTGAAAATGGTAATTTCAATCTGTGTGAGCATTGA